The DNA region GCGGAAGAATTTGCCAGGGAGGATCAGCTAACATTTCTATGTGGTCATTATGAAGGTATTGATGAAAGAATTATCGACAGTATTGTAACGGATGAAGTCTCGATAGGTGATTTTGTTCTAACGGGTGGCGAGATGGCGGTCGTCCTTATTATTGATGCTGTTGCAAGGTTAATACCGGGTGTCCTAAAAAACAATACATCCAGTGAACATGAAAGTTTTCATGATTATCTCCTAGAATACCCTCAGTATTCAAGACCGGAAATCTATAAGGGTATGTCGGTGCCCAAGGTCTTGTTATCCGGGCATCATAAAAATATAGAAATCTGGCGCAGAGAGCAATCCCTACTCAGAACTTATAAAAAAAGACCGGATTTGTTGCCTTTTGCTAATTTGACGGAAAGTGACAAACAATTCTTGAAAAAATATTGCAATTATGAAGTAAATATGCTATAGTAATTAACTGTGACTACGGATGTTCCGCTTTTATGAAACCGATATTATGAACATCTAAGATGGAAGGAGGATACTCAAATGAATAACATTATTAGAGGTATTGAGCAAGCTCAATTAAAGGAAAATGTAGAGTCATTTAACGTTGGAGATACAGTACGTGTATATGCAAAGGTTAAAGAGGGCAACCGTGAAAGAGTTCAAATGTTCGAAGGAACAGTTCTTAGCAGACAAAACGGTGGTTCTAAAGAAAACTTTACAGTAAGAAGAATTTCTTACGGTGTTGGTGTTGAAAGGTCATGGCCTGTACATTCACCAAACATTGAAAAAATCGAAGTAATCAGACGCGGTAAAGTAAGAAGAGCAAAATTAAATTACTTAAGAAGCCGTATTGGTAAGAGTGCTAAGGTTAAGGAATTAATTCGATAAGAGTATCTTATATAAGAGTAAAAAGGGTAAGGCCAATATCAGGTACTGCCCTTTTATTTTTTTGATTAAACTTTTTGATTAAACTTAATGATAAACTTAATTCTTATAATAAGCGCCTCAGCGTTAAGTCTTTATTACATTTTTCAAAATAACTTGAGTTGTTTAGTGAAAAAGGTGTACAATGACATAATGACAAATATGTAATTTTGAAAATTAATGTTTAACATTATGAAAGTAGGTATAGATTTGGAAGAGAATAAATTAAAAAAAGAACTCATGGGTTGGGTTAGAGACCTTGCTATAGCACTATTGGTTGTATTTATAATCTTTAATTTTTTGGGACAAAAGACCAATGTTGTCGGAAAGTCCATGGAGCCAACGCTTCATGATGGTGATCAGTTGGTGGTTGATAAACTGAGTTACCGCTTTAGTGAAATCGAACGTTATGATATTATCGTTTTTCCTTATGAACCGAAGCTATATTATATAAAGCGCGTTATAGCCCTTCCAGGGGAATCGGTAGACATTCAAAACGGAACGCTTTTGGTCAACGGTGAATCCATAGATGCTGACTTCAACTTTGATGTCATAACAGAATATGGTAATAATTTACCGATTGTTGTACCACCGAATGAGTATTTCGTTATGGGTGATAACCGTAATAATAGCTCGGACAGTCGTTATGTGGATGTGGGAACCATTCACAAAAATGATGTTATAGGCAAAGCTGTGGTACGTATATGGCCTTTGAAACTCGTCGGAACCATCGATCACTAACCAATGAAAATACATTTAGCATAGTGGGTAATCACTCATTATGCTTTATATATGCAGAGAAATAGGGAGCTTTATATGAATATACAATGGTATCCAGGTCATATGACCAAAGCCAAAAGAATGATGGAAGAAAATATCAAACTCGTAGATGTGGTTATAGAACTGGTAGATGCGAGGGTACCTATTAGTAGTCAAAATCCGGATGTACTAAAACTTGCAAATAACAAACCAAGAATTATAGTTTTAAATAAAGTAGATTTGGCGGATGGAAAAGAAACCAAAAAATGGGCAGATTTCTTTTTTAACCAAGGCTATGTTGTGGTTGAGGTGAACTCACAAAACGGAAAAGGTATAAAAAGTGTGTCTTCGGCTATTAATCTGGCTTGTAAAGAAAAGATTGAACGTAACAAAAAGCGCGGATTACTTAACAGACCGATGCGTGCGATGGTTGTGGGCATCCCTAATGTAGGTAAGAGTACTTTTATAAATAAATTGGTTGGAAAAGCAAGCGCCAAAACCGGTAACAAGCCCGGTGTTACAAAAGGGAAACAATGGTTGAAGTTGAAAAATGAGTTTGAACTTCTGGATACACCAGGTGTACTTTGGCCTAAGTTTGAAGATCAGAATGTAGGCATCAAATTGGCTATGATTGGATCCATTAGGGAAGAAATATTGGATACAGAAGGACTTGCAATGTTAGCCCTTGAGTTTATGAGAGATCGATATCCGAATCTGCTCATGGACAAATACCCCATGACAGATGTAGCCGGTAAAAAAGGGCATGAATTACTTGAAGCCGTAACCATAACAAGACATCTTCTAAAACCGGGTAATGAACCGGATGTTTCGCGTATGGCAAAAATGTTTCTGGATGAATTTAGAAATGGTAAAATCGGAAAGATGACATTGGAAACTGTATCAGAATATAAATAAGAAGTGTTACAAAATTGGCGCTGACTTAGGCGCCTATTTTTATTAATATTATCTTTATCAGAACCATATCATACGCTATAATGGGAGTAGACATAATAAAACTCAAGGGGGTACCATGAATACTTTACCCATTAATGCCATTAAAGAAATTTACAAAAAAACCGATATTCATGCACTAGATGCTTTTATCAATAGATTTCAAGAAGATGATAGAGCTGGCGTTAAATACTTAGTTGACTGCTCTAGAAAAAAAATACAGGCTTATAACCAAGAGTTAGATCGAATGTCACGTATGCGTTTATATGAACAAAAATACGATCATTTAGATTTTATTTGTGGCATTGATGAAGTGGGTCGAGGACCATTGGCCGGTCCCGTGGTTACAGCAGCCGTCATTTTAGAAAAAGATACAAAGTTGCTCTACATCAATGATTCAAAGAAGCTATCTGAGAAAATGCGTGAAATGCTTTATCATCAGATTATGGATGAAGCTATTGCGGTGAGTATTGGTATAGAAAGCGTCGAAACCATTGATACCATCAATATATTGCAGGCCACCTATAAAGCAATGCAAAAGGCTGTAAATGGCCTTGAAGTACAGCCGGACATTCTACTGGTGGATGCCGTTACAATACCGGACATTGATATTAAGCAACATGCCATCATTAAAGGTGATGAAAAAAGTATTTCAATAGCTGCTGCCAGCATAATTGCAAAAGTGACTAGGGATAGAATGATGAAGGACTATCATGAACTTTTTCCTGCCTATGATTTTGATAAAAATAAAGGGTATGGCTCTTCTACACATATAGAGGCCATAAAAAAAGTGGGACCCTGTTTCATTCACCGAAAATCCTTCATAAAAAACTTTATTTTGACACCTTAACCATGGTTAAAGTGTCAAAACTAAGTTTCACTAAGTTCATATACAATATATAGATTACGTTGATACATTCATAACTATATATTGTATGCGAAAGTTCAACTATATAGTTTTGACACCTTAACCAAACATAAACACATATAAGTGCATCAAGGGGTGATGAATTTGAAAATAGATCCGAATATGATTCATAAGAAATATGGGCAGGTTCAAAACACAGCGGAAACAAACACGGTAAAAGGTGAAAGGTTGACCTACAAAGAAGGTCAGGTTGTAAAAGGAGAAGTTCTTGATGCGACCTTAACCGGTGTAAAAATCAAGCTCACAAACGGACAAATATTGGATGCGAAGCTTGCACAACCGGCTATGTTTTCTATTGGTGATGAAGTTGCTTTAGCGGTCAAAGAAGCTTCTGCAAAACAAGTGTTGTTGACAACGCTACATCAGGATCCTCAATTGGTAGAAGATAAATTGATAACCATACTGGAAAATGCTAAACTACCCCTGACAGAAGAAAATCATCATTTGGTTCGCCAATTAATTGAAAACAATCTGCCGATTAGTGACCAAAGTCTTAAAAATTTCATCCAATTAACCAAGCAATTTCCAGAAGCGACCGTAAAACAACTGATTTTTATGGTAAAGCATGACATACCCGTTTCATCTGAAAATATACAGCAACTCACGATGTTAGAAAATAATGAGCATGCTTTGATGAAAAGCATAACGTCCTTAGCAGATGATATAACGTCCATCCAAAGGTCCGAACTCAGTACATCCCCCTTAATCATTAAAGATACACTATCGGTAGATCAAACCCCAATACCCTTAACATTGCTTACAAGTGATAAAAATAGTAGTGAATTTCTTAGTAATCTTAATCAAGTCATAAAAGCTACAGCAGACCTAAACATTGAAACAATACCTATGCCAACATCAAAAGTACCTCTTGGTGATATGCTTCTTACGAAAGATGTAGAAAATCTTTCGCGTCATTTAAAGCATAATATGGTTGAGCAACAAAATAATATCATTGAAAAGTTACCCCTTAGTGATGCCCAAAAACTACTATTTGAAAAACTAGAAACGCCAAAACAGATGAATCTAGTGGATTTAGTTACGATGACAAAAGAAAAGCTGTTACCTCTAGATCAATTAAGGGGTATTCTTATACAACTAAAAACAGATAGCACATATGCAACACTGGTCAAGGGTATGCTCATGTCAAAAGATACGCTTGGTGATATGGTACAAGTCAAAGATTATTATAAATCACTGAATCTGAAGATGACCGACTTGATAAAAAGTACTGAACTGGCCTTGAAAGATGAGAGTGGTCATGTATTGAAAGAAGCACAAAATGTCAAATCTTCAGTATCCTTCCTTAATGCCCTTGGTAAAGATTTTAGCTTGATGCACCTACCAATGTTGTTACAAGATCAACTGCAACATTCTGAGCTCTATGTACTTGGTGATCGAAAAAAAGGCAAGGATGGAGAAAAGTCCATAACAGCATTGGTGCGTCTGGATCTTGTAAATCTTGGGCATACAGACATTCATATAAAAAAAACAGGTAAAAATCTGGATATTCAGTTTTTTATGACGGATGAAAAACAAATCTCTGTCGTGAATGAAAACCTATATGGACTGCACAACCTATTAAACCGAAAAGGCTTTAACGTATTGTCCATAAATGTAACCCCTTTGCAAAAATCCTTTGATGTTGTAACCGATTTTCTGGATGGTCAAGATGTGAAAGCCAATATTAGCAGGTATACCTTTGATATGAGAGCGTGATGATGATGAAAGAGAAAAAAAAGGCTGTTGCCATTAAATATAGTGAAGGTGAAGTGGCACCAAACTTAGTGGCAAAAGGTAAAGGCATAATTGCAGATAAAATCATAGAAAAAGCTCAAGAGGAAGCCTTGCCCATCTATCAGGATGCAAAACTCGCCGATGAACTGACTAAACTGGAAATAGGAGATTATATTCCGGAAGAGCTCTATAAAGTGGTGGCTGAAATACTGGTTTTTGTAACAGATTTGGATAAATTGCGTGATAAAATATAGATGGTTTAGTTGATGTAAGGGGGCTATATGAACAAAAGAGATACAGGCAGGCACTATGAAGAAATGGCGGTTTTGCATTTGGTTCATGCAGGCTATAAAATACTTAAAAGAAATTATTATACAAGGTATGGTGAAATTGATATCATAGCCTATAAGGCATCCACTTATATTTTTATAGAAGTAAAATATAGAACCTCTGATAAAAAAGGTAAACCCTATGAAGCTGTCGGTCATGCTAAGAGACAAAGGATGATGAAATCAAGTTTAAGCTATTGTAAGGTTATGAATCTCTTTGGTCAGTCGATGCGTTTTGATATCATTGATATTCTGGAAGAAAAGCTGACCCATTATGAAAATGCTTTTGAAATGGATAAACGGTATACCAATTATTGAAAGGAATTATTATGTTACGTTCAGAACATATGATTATAGAAAATCAGAAAGAAGTTATGGTTGTAAAACTGCCACATTTTGAAACGACCGGTTTGGTGAACCATGGGTTCTCAACAAAATACGGCGGTATCAGTAAGGGTGTTTATGAATCTATGAATCTTGGTAAAAATAGGGGCGACTCACCTTATAACGTTGAAGAAAACTTTAATCGATTTTGTGATGCCATAGGTGTACCTACGGACACTTTAGTCTTTAGTGACCAAGTTCATGATGCCCATGTGCGTGTGGTTCAAAAAGAGGACAAAGGCAAAGGCTTTTATAGAACATCGGATATTATTGGTGTAGATGGTTTGGTTACCAATCAAGTTGGCGTTACATTAACCACCTTCTATGCCGATTGTGTGCCTTTGTTTTTTTTAGACCCTATAAAAAAAGCCATAGGCTTATCCCATGCAGGATGGAGAGGGACGGTTAAGGCCATTGGACCTAAAACTGTAGAACTTATGAGACAAACATTTGGTAGTAATCCTAAAGATATTATGGTCGGTATTGGTCCATCCATAGGGGCCTGTTGCTATGAAGTTAGTACAGATGTTATAAAAGAGTTTGAAAATAATCTAAATCATGATATAATTGTACGGATTGTCTCGAGAATAAATGATGAACACTATAAATTAGACCTGTGGGAAGCCAATCGGTTGTTATTGTTAGATGCAGGTATTGATAATAAAAACATGGTGGTAACGGATTTATGTACAAAGTGCCATAATGCGTATTTCTATTCCCATCGATTTATGGGGAATCAAAGAGGTAGTCTTGCGGCTATGATTGCGTTAAAAACGACAACAGAGTAACAGACTAAACAGTCATGTTAAAGAAGGTGAAGTATTGGAATTGAAGCACTATAATAAAGATGAAGCCCAAGATCACGAGATTCTTGGCGTGGAACAAGGCAGTATTGCCGATGAACTTGGTATTAAAGCAGGAGATAAGCTTATCAGTATAAATGGGAAAAAAGTTCAAGACGCCTTGGATTATCACCTATTTGTTAAGGATGAATTCATTGACTTAATGATTTATAACCTAGAACATGATGAACCATGGCTTTATGAAATCGAAAAAGACGAAGAAGAAGATCTTGGACTTGTCTTCGACAATAACTTAATGGATGAATACCGTTCCTGTAGGAATCAATGCGTCTTTTGTTTTATTGACCAATTGCCAAAAGGTATGCGGGAAACCTTATACTTTAAAGATGATGATGCTAGACTTTCATTTTTACAAGGCAATTATATTACTTTGACAAATATGACCGATAGAGAAGTGGACAGAATTATAGAGTATCATCTATCTCCGATCAACATATCCATTCATACCATGAACTTAGAGTTACGACAAAAGATGTTAAAAAACAAAAATTCCGGCAAAATCGTTGCCTACATGGACAGACTCTATGATGCTGGCATAACCATGAATGGACAAATTGTACTTTGTAAGGGTCTTAATGATCAAGACGAATTAGCCTATTCCATTCAAGCGCTTAGTAAGTATATCCCTCATCTTCAATCCGTATCTGTTGTACCTGTTGGTTTATCCAAACATAGAGATGGTCTATACCCTTTAGCGCCTTTCTCTAAAGAGGATTGTATAGAAATCATTAAGCTTGTAGAAGCTTTTCAAGAGGAATACATGACACTTTATAATAGTCATTTCATTCATCTGGGCGATGAGTTCTACATCATGGCCGGTCTCGATTTACCTTCTGAAGCTACATATGATGGATACCTACAACTGGAAAATGGTGTAGGTATGACCCGAATGTTTATTGATGATCTAACAAAAGATATAAAAGACCTGGATTCAATAAGTGTTAAACCCATTACCATATCCTTGATTACTGGAAAGCTATTTGAACCCATATTAAAAACGCTTATGTGTAAGCTTGAGGAGAAAATCCGGAATTTGACGCTACAAGTCATCGGTATTGAAAATGATTTTTTTGGAACTCAGATTACGGTTTCTGGTTTGTTGACAGGCAAGGACATTCTGCATCAAGTTAAGGATCTTGATCTTGGTCATTATCTTTATTTACCGGATAATGTCTTAAGAAGCGGTGAAAAAATATTACTGGATGATATAACGGTTACTGATATGGAGAAAGCTTTAGGAACACCTATGACATTTATAGATTGTTTTGGTAGCAATCTGGTTCAGTCGATACTGAGCCATGTAGAGCCATATAGAACATAATGAATTGACGCAAGGAAATAATCATGTAGAGTAGGCAAGTATTACCTTGAACCAACTTGCATATAAGGAGAATAAAATGAGTAGAAAACCCATAGTCGCAGTCGTAGGGCGACCCAATGTCGGCAAATCGACCATCTTCAATATGATGGCAGGCGAAAAAATCGCCATTGTACAGAATACGCCTGGTGTCACAAGAGACCGAATTTATGCTGATGTCGATTGGTTGAATCATAACTTTACCATCATTGACACAGGCGGTATTGAACCGGATTCAAAGGATATTATCTTGTCACAAATGCGTTATCAAGCAGAAACAGCTATCGAGACGGCAGATGTCATTATGTTTGTTGTAGATGTTTTAACGGGCTTAACCGATACGGATTACAAGGTTGCCGATATTTTAAGAAAGAGTAAGAAGCCAATTGTCTTATGTGTTAACAAAGTAGACAACTTTGATAAGCTTCAGTATGATGTATTAGAATTCTATAATTTAGGACTTGGCGAACCTATGCCATTGTCCGCAGTGAATAAGATTGGTATGGGAGATCTTCTTGATGAAATCGTCAAACACTTCTACGAACGGGTTGAAGCAGATGAAGAAGAGGAAATAACCAAGATTGCCATTATAGGAAAACCAAATGTTGGCAAATCTTCATTGATCAATAAAATCTTAGGTGAAGAACGTCATATTGTGAGTGAACTAGCAGGAACTACAAGAGACGCTATTGACTCAAGGGTTGTATTTGGTGATAAGGAATATATATTTATCGATACTGCAGGACTCAGACGTAAAAACAAAATAAAAGAAGAAATTGAAAAATACAGCATCATTCGTGCAGTGGCTGCGATAGAAAAAGCAGATATTGTCGTACTTATGATCGACGCGGTAGAAGGTATTACTGAACAAGATGCGAAGATAGCAGGTATCGCTCATGATCGTGGAAAAGGTGCTATTATAGCGGTCAATAAATGGGATGCAATAGAAAAAAACGACAAAACCATGTATCGCTTTTTAGATACGATACAAGTGACATTAGCCTATATGACCTATGCACCCATTGTTTTCATTTCCGCACAAACAGGTCTTAGAATCAACAAGCTATTTGAAACCATTGAAATGGTCGTACAAAATCAGACACTCAGAATTCAGACTGGCGTCATTAACGATGTTCTCTATGATGCAATGGCTATGAATCAACCGCCATCTGATAAAGGAAAACGTCTAAAAATCTATTATATGACACAGGTCGCTATTAAGCCTCCCACTTTTGTATTATTTGTAAATGACAAGGAATTAGCACATTTTTCATATATTCGGTACATTGAGAACAAATTGAGAGATGCATTTGGCTTTAAAGGCACACCTCTTAAAATGTTGATTCGGGAACGAAAAGAAGATTAATTAGCCATTGTCAAGAAAGGAAAGGTGTTATGTCTTATTTAATCAGTATCGTTATGGGGTATTTTTTAGGATGTTTTCAAACCGCGTATATCGTTGCCAGGAAAACAAAACATATTGACATCAGAGAGCATGGAAGTGGAAATTCAGGCACAACCAATGCTATTAGGGTTTTAGGATGGAAGTTGGGTATGCTGACTTTTGTAGGTGATATTCTTAAAGCTGTTTTAGCAGTTATTATTGCAAGGACGCTATTTGACTCACAACTGGCAGGACTTTATGCCGGTGCAGGTGTCATTATTGGTCATAATTGGCCCTTTGTACTTAATTTTAAAGGCGGCAAAGGTATTGCCTCAACACTTGGCATGTTGCTGGCATTTGATTGGCGTATCGGATTGGTTGCATGGGCAGTAGCATCTTTGGCCATATATCTGACCAAATACGTATCTCTTGGTTCCATACTATTAGTAACCATAATGCCTATTGGTGTTTTATTGCTTTATCCAGGTGGGACACAAGAACTGATTATAACATCCATTTTAGCCATCATTGCCATATATAGACACAAGGCTAATATTGGTCGTCTTATTCGTGGTGAAGAGAATAAGTTAGGCGTCAAGAAACAGGCAACATAGGAGGTTAATGATGAAAATAGGAATATTAGGCGCTGGTAGTTGGGGCATAGCCCTTTCTATGCTACTTAAAGAAAATAATCACGAAGTAACCGTTTGGTCGATTGTAGAAGAAGAAGTTAATATGTTGAATCAACATCATGAACACTTACGTAATCTACCGGGTATCAAAATTGACGATACCATTCTCATCACAAACGATATCAAAGAAGCTATCCTTGGATCAGATATGCTCATCTTTGCCGTACCTTCGAGATATGTTAGAGACACAGCCGTAATGGTTAAAAATTATATTAAGTCAGATCAGATTATCCTTAACGTAGGTAAGGGTTTAGAAGATGAAACACTCTTTACTTTAGCAGAAGTTATTGAAGACGTCATTCATACCAATCCTATAGCTGTTCTCTCGGGGCCCAGTCATGCTGAAGAAGTGGCAAGGAAAATTCCGACTTCTGTGGTAGCCGCTTCGAAAGATGAAAGCATTGTAAAGATCGTACAAGAAACCTTTATGAATCAATTTTTTAGAGTATATGGAAGCTCGGATGTATTAGGCGTTGAAATCGGTGGCGCTCTAAAAAATGTTATTGCCCTTGCAGCAGGTATATCAGATGGACTTGGGTTTGGTGATAATACAAAAGCGGCGTTAATGACTCGAGGTATTGCTGAGATATCTAGACTTGGACTTGCCATGGGTGGTGATGTCCAGACATTTAATGGGCTTACAGGTATTGGGGATTTAATTGTGACTTGTACGAGTGTACATAGCAGGAATAGAAAAGCCGGTATACTCATTGGTGAAGGACTTACTCTACAAGAAGCTCAAGAAAAGGTAAGCATGGTAGTAGAAGGCGTATACGCCGCCCATGCAGCGACCGCTTTGGCTACTAAGTTCGAGATAGAGCTTCCGATAATCGAACAAGTCAATGAAGTACTATTCAATGATAAAGACCCAAGAGAAGCTGTCACCGAACTGATGTTAAGAGATAGAAAATTTGAATCATAATGTGATAATTGCTGTTTTAAAAACAATATGATAAAATAGGATTGTAAACAACCGTCATTTTTTTGTGTGACGGCATTCACGTCAAAAATTCTAAGGAGATCCTATGCAAAAAAACTTAATTATAACATTGTTATTTTCAATTTTTATTGCTTTGTTTGCAATTCTAAACGCTTCAGCTGTACCGATTAATTTTATATTTGCAACGGTGGATATTTCTGTTGCCCTTGTTATTCTAATATCTGCGAGTATAGGTGCTATTATTCTATATTCAATGGGTGCTATTAGCAAAATAAAAGCCAGAAAAACGATTAAAGAAAAAGATAAAGTCATTGAAACTTTAAATCAAGAGTTGAATGAACTTAAACTGGTTAAGGCCAATATGGAAGTGGAAATGATGCATTCAAAAGAACAACCGACACAATACAATACTCCAATTATAAATCAAGAGGAAGAAATTCATGAATAAATGCGACACTTGTGGTGGCTGCTCTCAAACGAAGAAAAAGAACCTCGAAGGCGATAAAATTACAATAGATCTGCTGATGGATGTTCTTGAAAACAATGATATGTCTATGAAAAATCATGCCAATCATGTTGGCACTATGTCAAAATGGTTGGCTCAGTATTTGGGCATTGATTCTAATTTATGTGATACCATTGAACTTGCAGGAAGATTACATGATATTGGTATGATTAAAATAGCGCCATCCTTGTTCAATAAAAAGGAAACTTTAAGTGAAAAGGACTGGAAGATATTAAAAAAACATCCTGAATATGGTTTTGAAATCTTAAATCAGTATCCGGAATTAAACGAAGTGGCTCAGATTGTCCTAGAACATCATGAACATTTTGATGGTACGGGTTATCCAAATGGCTATTTAGGTAATGAGATACACTTAGGTGCAAGAATCATTGCCTTATGCGAAACCGTTGATCATATGTCTACAAAAAAACCATATAAAGAAGCTTCTGATTTTAAGATTATAGAAGAAGAAATAAGACAAAAATCAGGCAGCCAATTTGACCCTTGGTTGGTCATGCATATTAAAGAATTAATGATTGTATGGCAAGAAACCTTAATTGGTGCATAGGTGTATTATTTTTTCAGAAACCTTGTAAAATCAATGTTTTTGTGGTATAATAACTTAAAATTAATGTTGTGAATAAGATGAGAGTGGGCTTTTGGTCCACTCTTTATATTTGAGTAGGTTAATTGTCAGAAAGGAAGTGGCCATTTGGCAAACAAAGATCGAATTGAAAAATTAGTAGAAACACTACTTGTACCCATATTAGAAGAAAATGGTGTAACTCTAGTAGATGTAGAATATGTTAGGGAACTGGGACATTTTTATTTACGTGTATATATTGACAAAGAGGGTGGGGTAACCATCAAGGATTGTGAACATGTCAGTAGAGCTTTAGAACTTGTACTGGATGAAAAAGATCCAATTTTGGATCCTTATATTTTGGAAGTCAGCTCTCCAGGACTGGATCGACCTTTAAAAAAGGACAAAGACTTTGAAAGAAGTATCGGTAAAGATGTAGAAATGAAACTTTATAAGGCACTAAATGGCCATAAGGAATTTCTAGGAATGCTTGTATCTTATAATAAGACAGAAGTTGTATTAAAAATCGACAACGAAGAGAGAGTTTTTAACCGGAGCGATATCGCGCTAATTAGACTTTCTGTCGTGTTTTAATTAAATTCAAGGAGGATTAAATCATGAATGCTGAGTTTATTCAAGCATTGGCACAAATCGAAAAAGAAAAGGGCATTAGCAAAGAGGTCTTGATAGAAGCAATTGAAAATTCCTTAATTACAGCGTGTAAAAACAATTTCGGTGCATCAACAAACGTCAAAGTTATTATTGATAAAGAAGATGGGGATGTATCTGTTTTCTCTGAAAAGAAAATCGTAGAAATTGTCGATAACGATCAAATCGAAATCAGTTTAGAAGAAGCTGTTGAGTACAATCCGGATTATGGCATTGGGGATATTGTTCAAATCGAGATTACACCTAAGAATTTTGGCCGTATAGCAGCACAAAAGGCGAAACAAGTTGTGGTACAAAAAATTCGTGAGGCCGAGCGAGATGTACTTTTCAATCAATACATTTCCAAAGAAAAAGAAGTTGTAACCGGGATTATTCAAAGAGAAAGTAAAGGCAATGTTGTCATTAATCTAGGTAAGATTGATGCAATTATGGCTGAAAAAGAATGCATACCTGGTGAGACATATACCACCAATGAAAGACTGAAAGTCTATGTCGTGGAAGTTAAGGATTCAACAAAAGGTCCTAAAGTATATGTATCAAGAACCCATCCTGAATTGATAAAACGACTTTTCGAACAAGAAGTACCGGAAGTTCACGATGGTGTTGTGGAAATAAAGTCCGTATCAAGAGAAGCGGGATCAAGAACGAAAATCGCAGTTCATTCAAATAATCCGGATGTAGATCCTGTAGGCTCGTGTGTAGGCCATAATGGTTCTAGAGTCGGCATCATTGTCCACGAACTCAAAGGGGAAAAG from Petrocella atlantisensis includes:
- the trmD gene encoding tRNA (guanosine(37)-N1)-methyltransferase TrmD; the encoded protein is MKFNVLTLFPDMVMDSLNHSIIGKAMEKGIIQVNSINFRDFSDSKHNSVDDYPYGGGAGMVIQAQPVLDAYEDLVKKEGTSRLIYLTPQGKTFNQAMAEEFAREDQLTFLCGHYEGIDERIIDSIVTDEVSIGDFVLTGGEMAVVLIIDAVARLIPGVLKNNTSSEHESFHDYLLEYPQYSRPEIYKGMSVPKVLLSGHHKNIEIWRREQSLLRTYKKRPDLLPFANLTESDKQFLKKYCNYEVNML
- the rplS gene encoding 50S ribosomal protein L19 codes for the protein MNNIIRGIEQAQLKENVESFNVGDTVRVYAKVKEGNRERVQMFEGTVLSRQNGGSKENFTVRRISYGVGVERSWPVHSPNIEKIEVIRRGKVRRAKLNYLRSRIGKSAKVKELIR
- the lepB gene encoding signal peptidase I, which encodes MKVGIDLEENKLKKELMGWVRDLAIALLVVFIIFNFLGQKTNVVGKSMEPTLHDGDQLVVDKLSYRFSEIERYDIIVFPYEPKLYYIKRVIALPGESVDIQNGTLLVNGESIDADFNFDVITEYGNNLPIVVPPNEYFVMGDNRNNSSDSRYVDVGTIHKNDVIGKAVVRIWPLKLVGTIDH
- the ylqF gene encoding ribosome biogenesis GTPase YlqF, with translation MNIQWYPGHMTKAKRMMEENIKLVDVVIELVDARVPISSQNPDVLKLANNKPRIIVLNKVDLADGKETKKWADFFFNQGYVVVEVNSQNGKGIKSVSSAINLACKEKIERNKKRGLLNRPMRAMVVGIPNVGKSTFINKLVGKASAKTGNKPGVTKGKQWLKLKNEFELLDTPGVLWPKFEDQNVGIKLAMIGSIREEILDTEGLAMLALEFMRDRYPNLLMDKYPMTDVAGKKGHELLEAVTITRHLLKPGNEPDVSRMAKMFLDEFRNGKIGKMTLETVSEYK
- a CDS encoding ribonuclease HII, giving the protein MNTLPINAIKEIYKKTDIHALDAFINRFQEDDRAGVKYLVDCSRKKIQAYNQELDRMSRMRLYEQKYDHLDFICGIDEVGRGPLAGPVVTAAVILEKDTKLLYINDSKKLSEKMREMLYHQIMDEAIAVSIGIESVETIDTINILQATYKAMQKAVNGLEVQPDILLVDAVTIPDIDIKQHAIIKGDEKSISIAAASIIAKVTRDRMMKDYHELFPAYDFDKNKGYGSSTHIEAIKKVGPCFIHRKSFIKNFILTP
- the fliK gene encoding flagellar hook-length control protein FliK; amino-acid sequence: MIHKKYGQVQNTAETNTVKGERLTYKEGQVVKGEVLDATLTGVKIKLTNGQILDAKLAQPAMFSIGDEVALAVKEASAKQVLLTTLHQDPQLVEDKLITILENAKLPLTEENHHLVRQLIENNLPISDQSLKNFIQLTKQFPEATVKQLIFMVKHDIPVSSENIQQLTMLENNEHALMKSITSLADDITSIQRSELSTSPLIIKDTLSVDQTPIPLTLLTSDKNSSEFLSNLNQVIKATADLNIETIPMPTSKVPLGDMLLTKDVENLSRHLKHNMVEQQNNIIEKLPLSDAQKLLFEKLETPKQMNLVDLVTMTKEKLLPLDQLRGILIQLKTDSTYATLVKGMLMSKDTLGDMVQVKDYYKSLNLKMTDLIKSTELALKDESGHVLKEAQNVKSSVSFLNALGKDFSLMHLPMLLQDQLQHSELYVLGDRKKGKDGEKSITALVRLDLVNLGHTDIHIKKTGKNLDIQFFMTDEKQISVVNENLYGLHNLLNRKGFNVLSINVTPLQKSFDVVTDFLDGQDVKANISRYTFDMRA
- a CDS encoding EscU/YscU/HrcU family type III secretion system export apparatus switch protein; translation: MMMKEKKKAVAIKYSEGEVAPNLVAKGKGIIADKIIEKAQEEALPIYQDAKLADELTKLEIGDYIPEELYKVVAEILVFVTDLDKLRDKI
- a CDS encoding YraN family protein, whose amino-acid sequence is MNKRDTGRHYEEMAVLHLVHAGYKILKRNYYTRYGEIDIIAYKASTYIFIEVKYRTSDKKGKPYEAVGHAKRQRMMKSSLSYCKVMNLFGQSMRFDIIDILEEKLTHYENAFEMDKRYTNY